Proteins encoded by one window of Mesorhizobium sp. INR15:
- the pstB gene encoding phosphate ABC transporter ATP-binding protein PstB, whose amino-acid sequence MSQMLSPDMTIATEATAKAKIEVKNLNFFYGQSKALKNITLSLPERSVTAFIGPSGCGKSTLLRVFNRIYELYPKQTAEGQVLLDGQNVLDRSQDLNLLRTKIGMVFQKPTPFPMSIYENIAFGVRLYEKISKSEMDGRVEQALKRAALWTEVKDKLNASGLSLSGGQQQRLCIARTVAVKPEVILLDEPASALDPLSTAKIEELIDELQADYTIVIVTHNMQQAARVSKQTAFMYLGELVEFDKTEKIFTSPREKRTQDYITGRFG is encoded by the coding sequence ATGAGCCAGATGTTGTCTCCAGACATGACGATCGCAACCGAGGCAACCGCCAAGGCCAAGATCGAGGTCAAGAACCTCAACTTTTTCTACGGCCAGTCGAAGGCGCTGAAGAACATCACGCTGTCGCTGCCAGAGCGCAGCGTCACCGCCTTCATCGGACCGTCGGGCTGCGGAAAGTCGACGCTGCTGCGCGTCTTCAACCGTATCTATGAGCTCTACCCGAAGCAGACCGCCGAGGGCCAGGTGCTGCTCGATGGCCAGAACGTTCTTGACCGCTCGCAGGACCTCAACCTGTTGCGGACCAAGATCGGCATGGTGTTCCAGAAGCCAACACCGTTCCCAATGTCGATCTATGAGAATATCGCTTTCGGCGTCAGGCTCTATGAGAAGATCAGCAAGTCCGAGATGGACGGTCGCGTTGAACAGGCGCTGAAGCGTGCGGCGCTCTGGACCGAGGTCAAGGACAAGCTCAATGCCAGCGGCCTCAGCCTTTCCGGCGGCCAGCAGCAGCGGCTTTGCATTGCCCGCACCGTGGCGGTGAAGCCCGAAGTCATCCTGCTCGACGAGCCGGCTTCGGCTCTCGATCCGCTGTCGACCGCCAAGATCGAAGAGCTGATCGACGAGTTGCAAGCCGACTACACGATCGTCATCGTCACCCACAACATGCAGCAGGCAGCGCGCGTGTCGAAGCAGACAGCCTTCATGTACCTGGGCGAGCTGGTCGAATTCGACAAGACCGAGAAGATCTTCACGTCGCCCCGCGAGAAGCGCACTCAGGACTACATCACCGGCCGCTTCGGCTGA
- the pstA gene encoding phosphate ABC transporter permease PstA has product MSTATSLQQSRKRKNGVMMTLCVVAAGIGLAWLALILGALLYKGAAGLSLDVFTQMTPPPGDAGGLLNAIYGSVVMTVIAVIVGTPIGVLAGTYMAEYGRFSKLTTVVRFINDILLSAPSIIVGLFVYELMVRPMGHFSALAGSVALAILVIPVVVRTTEDMLNLVPNALREAGTAIGAPRWVVIKSVAYRAALSGIVTGILLSIARISGETAPLLFTALNNQFWSSNLNAPMASLPVTIFQFALSPYEEWQQLAWTGALIITLTVLALSIFARSLTGRREDK; this is encoded by the coding sequence ATGTCGACAGCCACATCGCTTCAACAAAGCCGCAAGCGCAAGAATGGCGTGATGATGACGCTGTGCGTCGTCGCCGCCGGCATCGGCCTTGCCTGGCTGGCGCTTATCCTCGGCGCGTTGCTCTACAAGGGTGCTGCCGGCCTTTCGCTCGACGTCTTCACGCAGATGACGCCGCCGCCGGGTGATGCCGGTGGCCTGCTCAACGCCATCTACGGCAGCGTGGTGATGACGGTCATCGCCGTTATCGTCGGCACGCCGATCGGCGTGCTGGCCGGCACGTACATGGCCGAGTACGGACGCTTCTCGAAGCTCACCACCGTGGTGCGTTTCATCAACGACATCCTGCTCTCCGCGCCGTCGATCATCGTCGGCCTGTTCGTCTACGAGTTGATGGTGCGGCCAATGGGGCATTTCTCGGCGCTCGCCGGTTCCGTGGCGCTCGCCATCCTGGTCATTCCGGTCGTTGTGCGCACAACAGAGGACATGCTCAACCTGGTGCCGAACGCGTTGCGTGAAGCCGGCACCGCGATCGGCGCGCCGCGCTGGGTTGTCATCAAATCCGTCGCTTACCGCGCCGCCCTTTCCGGTATCGTCACCGGCATATTGCTATCGATCGCCCGTATCTCCGGCGAAACGGCACCGCTGCTCTTCACGGCCCTCAACAACCAGTTCTGGAGCAGCAATCTCAACGCGCCGATGGCCAGCTTGCCTGTCACCATCTTCCAGTTTGCTCTCAGCCCCTACGAGGAATGGCAGCAACTGGCCTGGACCGGTGCACTCATCATCACATTGACGGTTCTCGCGCTTAGCATCTTTGCACGCAGCCTGACCGGACGCAGAGAGGACAAATGA
- the pstC gene encoding phosphate ABC transporter permease subunit PstC, with product MSAVQEALPANKGSRDAIVRRFALTDTIFHAATRAAAILVLVLLGGVAISLFAGSWQALSTFGFSFLTTESWNPVTEKFGALAPIYGTIITSAIAILIAVPLGIGIAIFLTELCPRPLRRPIGMAVELLAGIPSIIYGIWGLFVLAPFLQTTVQPFIIWLFHGVPGLNNLFAGPPYGIGLLTSAMILAIMILPFITSITKDVFDTVPSVLKESAYGIGCTTWEVTRRVVIPYTRIGIMGGVMLALGRALGETMAVTFVIGNAHRISTSLFAPATTISATIANEFTEAVGDLYTSSLVALGLILFVITFIILAMARYMLMRIDARTGA from the coding sequence ATGAGTGCTGTCCAGGAAGCCTTGCCAGCCAATAAAGGCTCGCGCGACGCCATCGTCAGACGCTTCGCGCTGACCGATACTATCTTTCATGCGGCTACCCGTGCCGCCGCGATCCTCGTGCTGGTGCTGCTCGGCGGTGTCGCGATCTCCTTGTTTGCCGGTTCCTGGCAAGCGCTGTCTACCTTTGGCTTCTCCTTTCTGACCACCGAAAGCTGGAACCCGGTCACTGAGAAATTCGGTGCGCTGGCGCCCATCTACGGCACCATCATCACATCGGCCATCGCCATCCTGATTGCCGTGCCGCTCGGCATCGGCATCGCAATCTTCCTCACGGAACTTTGCCCGCGCCCATTGCGGCGCCCGATCGGCATGGCGGTTGAACTGCTCGCTGGCATCCCCTCGATCATCTACGGCATCTGGGGTCTGTTCGTGCTGGCACCGTTCCTGCAGACGACGGTTCAACCCTTCATTATCTGGCTGTTCCACGGCGTTCCCGGCCTCAACAACCTGTTTGCCGGCCCACCCTACGGCATCGGCCTGCTGACCTCGGCGATGATCCTCGCCATCATGATCCTGCCTTTCATCACCTCGATCACCAAGGACGTGTTCGACACGGTGCCGTCAGTGCTGAAAGAATCGGCCTACGGTATCGGTTGCACGACCTGGGAAGTGACCCGGCGCGTGGTTATTCCCTATACCCGCATCGGCATCATGGGCGGCGTCATGCTTGCTCTTGGCCGTGCGCTCGGCGAAACGATGGCGGTGACCTTCGTCATCGGCAACGCGCACCGGATCAGCACCTCGCTGTTCGCGCCGGCCACGACAATCTCAGCGACCATCGCAAACGAATTCACCGAAGCCGTCGGCGATCTTTACACATCCTCGCTGGTGGCGCTCGGCTTGATCCTGTTTGTCATTACCTTCATCATCCTTGCCATGGCACGCTACATGCTGATGCGCATCGACGCCCGCACGGGAGCCTGA